The following proteins are encoded in a genomic region of Methanoculleus bourgensis MS2:
- a CDS encoding cation:proton antiporter domain-containing protein gives MDATFLEQILIIFALSIGALALCYRLKMPGIVAFFLTGIIAGPHGLGLITNRADVEILAELGIIFLLFTIGMELSLKSLLEMKKGMLTGGVLQIGLTIGVVAVIASAFGLAPPEAIFFGMLLAHTSTTVMLTVFQHRGEVDTPPVRLALGISVLQDLSTVPMILLVPMLGGMGSAGVVPSLINFGIGLILLGVVTVSALWVVPRLLYRVASLRSRELFMITVITLCLGTAWLTSRAGLSLALGAFLAGLIISESEYSNAALSSVIPFRDIFTSFFFVSMGMLLNTGFFAAHALPIVGLIIGIIILKAIIGAVAVIPAGVSLQNMILTGLAIGQIGEFAFILSRSGIEYGLLGPDLEQVFLAVSVGTMTVAPFVIASAPRVTSAVRRLPLPGWLKARDAALKVAPANGPKKGHIVIVGFGPMGRHVADAARSTGVPYMAIELNPKTVREERKKGEPIFFGDAINESVLANAGVEGARVVVITIPNAATARQVTAIARKMNPKCAIITRTRYMEDSLSLYTLGADEVICEEFETAAEVLMRVLIKYPVPKTDIDRLVASMRTDRYEMLREASEQVPSLRDIELHLDNAAISIVRVEEGAPIAGKTLAETNLRQKYDVTVLAIRRGAETLAGPDGGTMIEAGDLCILIDAGRGNGEISPLFRRRSDAVSSSSPKNQSEQT, from the coding sequence ATGGACGCAACCTTTCTCGAACAGATCCTGATCATATTTGCCCTCTCTATCGGAGCACTCGCCCTCTGCTACCGGCTGAAGATGCCGGGGATCGTGGCGTTCTTCCTCACCGGTATCATCGCCGGGCCCCACGGCCTTGGCCTCATCACGAACCGGGCAGATGTGGAGATCCTTGCAGAACTTGGTATCATCTTCCTCCTCTTCACCATCGGCATGGAACTCTCGCTCAAGAGCCTCCTTGAGATGAAGAAGGGGATGCTCACCGGCGGGGTGCTCCAGATCGGCCTGACGATTGGCGTCGTCGCCGTCATAGCCTCAGCCTTCGGCCTCGCCCCACCGGAAGCGATCTTCTTCGGGATGCTCCTTGCCCACACAAGCACCACCGTGATGCTGACCGTCTTCCAGCACCGGGGAGAGGTGGACACGCCGCCGGTGCGGCTCGCACTCGGGATATCGGTCCTCCAGGACTTAAGCACCGTGCCGATGATCCTCCTCGTCCCGATGCTTGGCGGGATGGGGTCGGCAGGAGTTGTCCCCTCGCTCATCAACTTCGGGATCGGCCTCATCCTCCTCGGGGTCGTCACGGTGAGTGCCCTCTGGGTCGTTCCCCGCCTCCTCTACCGGGTCGCAAGCCTCCGGAGCCGGGAACTCTTCATGATCACCGTCATCACACTCTGCCTCGGGACTGCGTGGCTCACCTCCCGCGCCGGCCTCTCCCTCGCCCTCGGGGCCTTCCTCGCGGGTCTGATCATCTCTGAGTCTGAGTACAGCAACGCGGCCCTCTCGAGTGTCATCCCCTTCCGCGACATCTTTACGAGTTTCTTCTTCGTTTCGATGGGGATGCTTCTCAACACCGGTTTCTTCGCGGCTCATGCACTCCCGATCGTCGGGCTCATCATCGGCATCATCATTCTCAAGGCGATCATCGGGGCTGTCGCCGTCATCCCGGCGGGGGTCTCCCTCCAGAACATGATCCTCACCGGGCTTGCCATCGGCCAGATCGGTGAGTTCGCCTTCATCCTCTCGAGGTCCGGGATCGAGTACGGCCTGCTCGGTCCCGACCTTGAGCAGGTCTTCCTCGCCGTATCGGTCGGGACGATGACGGTCGCCCCGTTCGTCATCGCCTCAGCTCCGCGCGTGACCTCCGCTGTCCGCCGCCTGCCCCTGCCGGGCTGGCTCAAGGCAAGGGACGCAGCCCTGAAGGTAGCTCCCGCCAACGGCCCGAAGAAAGGGCATATCGTCATCGTCGGGTTCGGACCGATGGGACGGCACGTCGCCGATGCGGCGCGGAGCACGGGAGTCCCGTATATGGCCATCGAGCTTAACCCAAAGACTGTGCGGGAAGAACGGAAGAAAGGTGAGCCGATCTTCTTTGGTGATGCCATAAATGAGAGTGTCCTTGCCAATGCCGGGGTTGAAGGCGCACGTGTGGTGGTCATCACCATCCCGAACGCAGCCACTGCACGTCAGGTTACGGCGATCGCAAGGAAGATGAACCCGAAGTGCGCGATCATCACCCGGACCAGGTACATGGAAGACTCCCTTTCCCTCTACACGCTCGGGGCGGATGAGGTGATCTGCGAGGAGTTTGAGACCGCTGCCGAGGTGCTTATGCGGGTCCTGATCAAGTATCCGGTGCCGAAGACCGATATCGACAGGCTTGTCGCTTCGATGCGGACTGACCGCTACGAGATGCTCAGGGAGGCGTCGGAGCAGGTGCCGTCACTCCGCGATATAGAGCTGCACCTTGATAACGCCGCGATATCGATCGTCCGGGTGGAGGAGGGGGCTCCGATAGCCGGGAAGACCCTGGCAGAGACCAACCTGCGGCAGAAGTACGACGTGACGGTGCTCGCGATCAGGAGGGGAGCGGAGACGCTTGCCGGGCCGGATGGCGGGACGATGATCGAGGCCGGGGATCTCTGTATCCTCATTGATGCCGGGCGGGGTAACGGGGAGATCTCCCCCCTCTTCCGCCGCAGGTCGGATGCGGTGAGTTCCTCATCCCCGAAAAACCAGTCTGAACAGACCTGA